In the genome of Pongo pygmaeus isolate AG05252 chromosome 9, NHGRI_mPonPyg2-v2.0_pri, whole genome shotgun sequence, one region contains:
- the LOC129008969 gene encoding LOW QUALITY PROTEIN: olfactory receptor 51F1-like (The sequence of the model RefSeq protein was modified relative to this genomic sequence to represent the inferred CDS: inserted 2 bases in 2 codons), whose protein sequence is MLQNQDTMEILSNSTSKFPTFLLTGIPGLESAHVWISIPFCCFYAIALSGNSMILFVIITQQSLHEPMYYFLSMSSATDLGLTVSSLSTALGILWFEAREISLYSCIVRMFFLHGFTFMESGVLVAMAFDRYVXICDPLRYTTILTNSRIIQMGLXITRAIVLILPRLLLLKPLYFCRMNALSHSYCYHPDVIQLACSDIRANSICGLIDLILTTGIDTPCIVLSYILIIHSVLRIASPEERHKVFSTCVSHVGAVAIFYIPMLSLSLVYHYGQSAPRVVHSVMASVYLLLPPVLNPIIYSVKTKQICKSMLSLLLTK, encoded by the exons ATGCTGCAAAACCAGGACACCATGGAAATCCTAAGCAACTCAACATCTAAATTTCCAACCTTCTTGTTGACCGGCATTCCTGGCCTAGAGTCTGCCCATGTCTGgatctccattcctttctgttgtttttatgcCATTGCCCTCTCTGGGAACAGCATGATCCTGTTTGTCATCATTACCCAGCAGAGTCTCCACGAACCCATGTATTATTTCCTCTCCATGTCATCAGCCACTGATCTGGGCTTGACTGTTTCTTCATTGTCAACAGCATTAGGTATCCTCTGGTTTGAGGCACGTGAAATCAGTCTATATAGCTGCATTGTCCGGATGTTTTTTCTTCATGGATTCACTTTTATGGAATCTGGAGTGCTGGTGGCTATGGCCTTTGACCGTTATG GCATCTGTGATCCTCTGAGGTACACTACCATTCTCACTAATTCCAGAATCATTCAGATGGGTC CGATTACACGTGCTATAGTACTAATATTACCACGACTTTTGCTCCTTAAGCCTCTCTATTTCTGTAGAATGAATGCCCTTTCCCACTCCTATTGTTACCATCCAGATGTGATTCAATTAGCATGTTCAGACATTCGGGCAAATAGCATCTGTGGATTAATTGATCTCATCCTGACCACTGGAATAGATACGCCATGCATTGTCCTGTCATATATCTTAATTATTCACTCTGTCCTCAGAATTGCTTCCCCTGAAGAACGGCACAAGGTCTTCAGCACCTGTGTCTCCCACGTGGGAGCAGTTGCTATCTTCTACATCCCCATGCTGAGCCTGTCCTTGGTGTATCACTATGGTCAGTCAGCCCCCAGAGTAGTCCATTCAGTGATGGCTAGTGTATACTTGCTTTTACCCCCTGTGCTCAACCCCATCATCTACagtgtaaaaacaaaacagatctgCAAGTCTATGCTCAGTCTGCTCCTTACAAAATGA